In candidate division WOR-3 bacterium, a single window of DNA contains:
- a CDS encoding sigma-54 dependent transcriptional regulator, whose protein sequence is MAASVLIIDDEVLTLNNLKRALIKEGYEVLVADSGETGLEIFRRHRPNIVLADLMLPGIDGIEVLKQVKSSEATTAVIMITAYEIIEKAIEAMKLGAYDYLMKPFKITELKASIARALELQSLRVRVSDTVETEKGKYYFDRIIAQSKKMIEAVRTARRVAPLEKTTILLTGESGVGKGLLARAIHYNSGRAEEQFIELNCAAVPDNLMESELFGYEPGAFTDARRRKIGLLEKADHGTFFLDEIADMPLPLQAKILKVLEEQSFTRLGGTTQITVDVRILAATNKNLQAEMEQDNFREDLFYRLNVVPIAIPPLREREEDVIPLALAFMKDFNVELHRSFRGISEQAASALVNHKWPGNVRELRNIIERVMALYQVEEIDIQYLPAEITVTRAIEPVIKDQIDKKTFVTIEELEEKYIKEVLNYTGGNKTRAARILGIHPTSLFRKIKKSK, encoded by the coding sequence ATGGCAGCGTCCGTACTGATAATCGATGATGAAGTGTTGACTTTAAATAACTTGAAGCGGGCACTAATAAAGGAAGGTTATGAGGTGCTGGTCGCAGACTCGGGTGAAACCGGCTTAGAGATCTTCAGAAGGCATCGGCCCAACATAGTGCTTGCTGACCTGATGCTACCTGGTATCGATGGCATCGAAGTCCTCAAACAAGTAAAAAGTTCGGAAGCCACTACTGCGGTAATCATGATAACCGCCTACGAGATAATTGAAAAAGCGATTGAAGCTATGAAACTGGGTGCATATGATTACCTGATGAAACCGTTCAAGATAACCGAGCTGAAAGCCAGCATCGCGCGGGCACTGGAACTCCAATCGTTAAGGGTCAGGGTCTCAGATACCGTTGAAACTGAAAAAGGGAAATACTACTTTGACCGCATAATCGCCCAAAGCAAAAAAATGATCGAAGCCGTGAGAACTGCACGCCGCGTTGCGCCGCTTGAGAAAACAACAATCCTCCTTACTGGAGAGAGCGGCGTTGGCAAAGGACTCCTCGCCCGTGCGATTCATTACAATAGCGGCCGCGCCGAGGAACAGTTCATCGAGCTCAACTGTGCAGCTGTGCCGGACAACCTCATGGAGAGCGAACTCTTTGGTTATGAACCAGGTGCTTTTACTGATGCGCGCCGTCGCAAGATAGGCCTGTTGGAAAAGGCCGATCACGGGACTTTCTTCCTCGATGAGATAGCTGATATGCCGCTTCCCCTTCAGGCGAAAATCCTCAAGGTACTTGAAGAACAGTCTTTCACCCGTCTTGGCGGTACAACACAGATAACCGTAGACGTGCGTATCCTCGCCGCCACCAATAAAAACCTGCAGGCTGAGATGGAACAAGATAATTTCAGGGAGGACTTGTTCTACCGTCTTAACGTCGTACCGATCGCAATTCCTCCACTTCGTGAGAGAGAAGAAGATGTCATACCCCTGGCACTCGCATTCATGAAGGACTTCAATGTTGAACTCCATAGATCATTCAGGGGTATATCGGAACAAGCTGCAAGCGCGCTGGTCAATCATAAATGGCCGGGTAATGTCCGCGAGCTACGTAATATTATCGAAAGAGTCATGGCCTTGTATCAGGTTGAAGAAATAGATATCCAGTATTTACCGGCAGAGATAACCGTTACCAGGGCAATAGAACCGGTCATCAAGGACCAGATCGACAAGAAGACTTTCGTCACTATTGAAGAACTCGAGGAAAAATACATAAAAGAAGTGCTCAACTATACCGGTGGGAACAAAACCCGCGCAGCTAGAATATTGGGCATACATCCAACATCTTTGTTCAGAAAAATCAAGAAAAGCAAGTAG
- the nuoE gene encoding NADH-quinone oxidoreductase subunit NuoE has protein sequence MKINTKELSTIVDKYHAEKASLIAVLQDVQEKYHWLPPETLQFVADKLNVPLIDVYSVATFYRAFSLTPRGEHVVTVCLGTACHVRGAPLVQDRLKNLLKIDPGCTTPDRRFTLENVNCLGACALAPIVVVDGNYHGQTTIKKVDQILEKYKKKPRKKSTTRKRKK, from the coding sequence ATGAAAATCAACACGAAAGAACTATCAACTATAGTTGACAAATATCACGCAGAAAAAGCATCTCTGATTGCCGTCCTGCAGGATGTTCAAGAAAAGTATCACTGGCTGCCCCCCGAAACCCTCCAATTCGTCGCCGATAAACTCAACGTCCCGCTCATCGATGTCTACAGTGTTGCGACCTTCTACCGTGCTTTCAGCCTAACACCACGGGGTGAGCACGTTGTGACCGTATGCCTGGGCACGGCTTGTCATGTACGTGGGGCACCCCTTGTCCAGGACCGGCTGAAAAATCTACTTAAAATCGACCCCGGCTGCACCACGCCTGACAGGAGATTCACTCTGGAGAATGTAAACTGCCTTGGGGCATGTGCATTAGCACCGATCGTGGTCGTCGATGGTAACTATCACGGCCAGACCACAATCAAGAAGGTCGATCAAATCCTTGAAAAGTACAAAAAGAAACCCAGGAAAAAATCAACAACAAGGAAAAGAAAAAAGTAG
- a CDS encoding Glu/Leu/Phe/Val dehydrogenase, translating into MVKINETKIREKKYDPFIEATMQYERAAYSLDLEPWIYNRLKFPEKELTVHMTITRDDGNVETYTGYRVQHCTVRGPGKGGIRYSPDASLSECKALAAWMTWKTAVMDLPLGGAKGAVICNPPEMTESELEKLTKEYTYSIKEIIGPNRDIPAPDVWTNARTMAWICDAYSRYVGHFEPAVVTGKPLEIGGSLGRAGATGLGMYFSLLEASKHLEYPLEGKRVAIIGYGNVGSSIAELLHPYGCKIIAITDMYGGIHNKNGIDIPGLCEHVNQTKTVKGFKKYDSITNEELLALNCDILLPCAIEGMINEKNAHKIKAKIICEGANGPTTADADEILAEKDVFMLPDILANAGGVTVSYLEWIQDLQKCFFSEEEVKNRCWRMMQKAFWDVVRVSDKHKTNTRHAAYILAVQRVADSIRLFGKIGRN; encoded by the coding sequence ATGGTAAAAATAAATGAGACAAAGATTAGAGAGAAAAAATATGACCCTTTCATAGAAGCAACGATGCAATACGAAAGGGCGGCATACTCCCTGGATCTTGAGCCATGGATATATAACCGGCTCAAGTTCCCGGAGAAAGAACTGACCGTGCATATGACCATCACTCGTGACGATGGCAATGTCGAAACCTATACCGGCTACCGAGTACAGCATTGCACGGTGCGTGGTCCGGGTAAGGGCGGTATTCGTTACAGTCCAGACGCGTCGCTCAGCGAGTGCAAGGCGCTCGCCGCGTGGATGACCTGGAAGACAGCCGTTATGGACCTGCCACTTGGCGGTGCTAAGGGCGCGGTGATCTGCAATCCCCCGGAGATGACCGAAAGTGAGCTGGAAAAACTCACGAAAGAATACACATATTCCATAAAAGAGATCATTGGACCGAACCGGGACATCCCGGCACCAGATGTCTGGACCAATGCCCGAACCATGGCCTGGATATGCGATGCATATAGTCGCTATGTCGGTCACTTTGAACCAGCCGTGGTTACGGGAAAACCACTGGAAATCGGGGGCTCTCTCGGACGGGCTGGAGCCACAGGTCTTGGTATGTATTTCTCCCTGCTTGAGGCCTCAAAGCACCTTGAATATCCGCTCGAGGGAAAACGTGTTGCCATTATCGGTTACGGTAACGTTGGCAGCTCCATAGCAGAATTGCTCCACCCGTATGGCTGCAAAATCATCGCAATAACCGATATGTACGGCGGCATCCATAACAAAAATGGAATCGACATCCCTGGTCTGTGTGAACACGTCAACCAAACAAAAACTGTCAAAGGATTCAAGAAATACGATTCGATCACAAATGAAGAGTTACTGGCGCTCAACTGCGATATCCTCCTCCCATGCGCGATCGAAGGCATGATAAATGAGAAAAATGCCCACAAGATCAAGGCTAAGATAATATGTGAAGGCGCAAATGGACCCACTACTGCCGATGCCGATGAGATACTGGCTGAAAAAGATGTCTTCATGCTCCCTGATATCCTCGCCAACGCCGGTGGCGTTACGGTATCATACCTGGAATGGATACAGGACCTTCAAAAGTGCTTCTTTAGCGAAGAAGAAGTCAAGAACCGGTGCTGGAGAATGATGCAGAAAGCGTTCTGGGATGTTGTGCGTGTCTCTGACAAGCACAAAACAAACACGCGGCACGCTGCATACATCCTTGCCGTTCAAAGAGTCGCTGATTCGATCAGACTGTTCGGAAAGATCGGTCGAAATTAG